One Schistocerca cancellata isolate TAMUIC-IGC-003103 chromosome 1, iqSchCanc2.1, whole genome shotgun sequence genomic region harbors:
- the LOC126167045 gene encoding cold shock domain-containing protein CG9705 yields MASLNAPKTNQTSTETTLRSPIKLDFDNLKIPSPIVTRRTRTNSTSARAGEKQESGKVKMFCRSKGHGFITPNDGGEDIFVHISDVEGEFVPLPGDEVQYRLCPIPPKFEKFQAVHVHIVNLTPEVHVRWDCNVCEDHSDHK; encoded by the exons ATGGCATCTTTAAATGCACCCAAAACAAACCAGACATCTACGGAAACGACGCTTCGTTCTCCTATAAAATTAGATTTCGATAATTTGAAAATTCCCAGCCCAATTGTTACAAGACGCACCAGAACGAACTCAAC ATCGGCAAGGGCTGGAGAAAAACAGGAGTCGGGAAAAGTGAAAATGTTTTGCAGATCTAAGGGTCATGGCTTCATTACGCCCAATGACGGTGGAGAAGATATTTTTGTACATATTTCAGA TGTTGAAGGGGAATTTGTGCCACTGCCAGGGGATGAGGTTCAGTACCGGCTATGCCCCATTCCTCcaaagtttgaaaaatttcaagCAGTACATGTTCATATTGTTAACTTGACAcctgaagttcatgtgaggtgggaTTGTAATGTTTGTGAAGATCACAGTGATCATAAGTAA